A stretch of the Macadamia integrifolia cultivar HAES 741 unplaced genomic scaffold, SCU_Mint_v3 scaffold3250, whole genome shotgun sequence genome encodes the following:
- the LOC122067940 gene encoding protein PAM71-homolog, chloroplastic-like, giving the protein MQAQVIHSPIVSRGKLPLLAFIDSIPCSISLSRRRTSNSLRYKDILRLNSVCGTIRAQASNVRIGSGAYGGKEENDKHDISVGGPPSDNLTESEKPPNRLPYPVSIAIVLLGCALAFSLIAFAKGGPSSIVEVFAKSGFTAAFTLIFVSEIGDKTFFIAALLAMQYKKGLVLLGSMGALSLMTILSVVIGRIFHSVPAQFQTSKLGAINVEQYELVDLYENDLHTSKKAC; this is encoded by the exons ATGCAGGCACAGGTGATCCATTCTCCAATCGTTTCAAGGGGGAAGCTCCCCTTATTGGCTTTCATCGATTCCATCCCTTGTTCTATCTCTCTATCCAGAAGGAGAACATCAAATTCGT TGAGATACAAGGACATATTGAGGTTGAATTCAGTGTGTGGAACAATCAGAGCCCAAGCTTCCAATGTCAGAATTGGATCTGGAGCCTATGGAGGAAAGGAGGAAAACGATAAACACGATATCTCTGTAGGAGGTCCTCCGAGTGATAATTTAACTGAATC GGAGAAACCTCCTAATCGACTTCCTTATCCAGTATCCATAGCTATTGTGCTACTTGGATGTGCTTTAGCTTTTTCATTGATTGCCTTTGCGAAGGGAGGACCTTCATCAATCGTGGAAGTGTTTGCAAAGTCAGGCTTCACTGCTGCCTTCACATTGATATTTGTTTCTGAGATTGGAGACAAG ACATTTTTTATTGCTGCACTGTTGGCCATGCAATATAAAAAAGGACTG GTCTTGTTGGGCTCGATGGGTGCTCTTTCACTCATGACAATCCTGTCTGTGGTAATCGGACGAATATTCCATTCAGTGCCAGCTCAGTTTCAAACAAGTAAGTTGGGAGCTATAAATGTTGAGCAATATGAATTAGTGGATTTGTATGAGAATGATCTTCATACGTCTAAAAAAGCATGTTGA